Proteins encoded within one genomic window of Polaribacter sp. NJDZ03:
- the xerD gene encoding site-specific tyrosine recombinase XerD: MKWQNAIRDFQLFLKIERGLSKNTIDSYTRDLEKLMLFLEENEINHTPITIDEESIQQFIYEVAKSVNPRSQARIISGLRSFFDYLIFEDYRETNPTDLIEAPKIGRKLPDTLSEDEINSLISAIDLSHPQGERNRTILETLYSCGLRVSELITLKISDLFFDEGFVRVIGKGNKQRFVPIHYAAQKYISSYIKDIRTHINAQKGFEDTVFLNRRGKGLTRQMIFIILKNLALEIDLKKKISPHTLRHSFATHLLKNGADLRAIQQMLGHESITTTEVYVHLDKSYLKEVVETYHPRK; this comes from the coding sequence ATGAAATGGCAAAACGCAATTAGAGATTTTCAACTCTTTTTAAAGATAGAAAGAGGGCTTTCTAAAAACACAATTGATAGTTATACAAGAGATTTAGAAAAACTGATGTTGTTTTTAGAAGAAAATGAAATCAACCACACTCCTATTACTATTGATGAAGAGTCCATTCAGCAATTTATTTATGAAGTTGCTAAAAGTGTAAATCCTAGAAGTCAAGCACGTATTATTTCTGGTTTGCGTAGCTTTTTCGATTATTTAATTTTTGAAGATTATAGAGAAACCAACCCTACAGATTTAATTGAAGCGCCAAAAATTGGACGAAAATTACCAGATACCTTGTCCGAAGATGAAATTAACAGTCTTATTTCTGCGATCGATTTAAGCCATCCGCAAGGCGAAAGAAATAGAACTATTTTAGAAACTTTGTACAGTTGTGGTTTGCGTGTAAGTGAACTCATTACTTTAAAAATTTCTGATTTATTTTTTGATGAAGGTTTTGTAAGAGTAATCGGAAAAGGAAATAAACAGCGTTTTGTACCGATTCATTATGCTGCTCAAAAATATATTTCGAGTTATATAAAAGATATTAGAACACATATAAATGCACAAAAAGGTTTTGAAGATACTGTTTTCTTAAACAGACGTGGCAAAGGATTAACTAGACAGATGATTTTTATCATTCTTAAAAACCTAGCTCTAGAAATAGATTTAAAGAAGAAAATTAGTCCGCATACATTGCGACATTCTTTTGCGACACATTTATTAAAAAACGGTGCAGATTTAAGAGCTATTCAACAAATGTTAGGTCACGAGAGTATTACTACTACAGAAGTATATGTGCATTTAGATAAAAGTTATTTAAAGGAAGTTGTTGAAACCTATCATCCTAGAAAATAA